From Dasypus novemcinctus isolate mDasNov1 chromosome 11, mDasNov1.1.hap2, whole genome shotgun sequence, one genomic window encodes:
- the VGLL2 gene encoding transcription cofactor vestigial-like protein 2 → MSCLDVMYQVYGPPQPYFAAAYTPYHQKLAYYSKMQEAQECNASPTSSGSSSFSSQTPASIKEEESSPEKERPPEAEYINSRCVLFTYFQGDISSVVDEHFSRALSQPSSYSPSCTSSKAPRSSGPWRDGSFPMSQRSFPASFWNSAYPAPVAAPLGSPLATAHSELPFAAADPYSPAALHSHLHQGAAEPWPHAHPHHAHPHHPYALGGALGAQATSYPRPAAVHEVYAPHFDPRYAPLLMPAAAGRPGRLAPAPQPAPRSPPCELSAKGEPAGAAWAAPGGPFTSPAGDVAPGLGLSVDSARRYSLCGAPLLS, encoded by the exons ATGAGCTGTCTGGATGTTATGTACCAAGTTTATGGTCCTCCGCAGCCTTACTTCGCCGCCGCCTACACCCCCTACCACCAG AAGCTAGCCTACTACTCCAAAATGCAGGAAGCCCAGGAGTGCAACGCCAGCCCCACCAGCAGCGGCAGCTCCTCGTTTTCCAGTCAAACCCCGGCCAGCATAAAAGAGGAGGAAAGCAGCCCGGAAAAAGAGCGGCCGCCAGAGGCGGAGTACATCAACTCCCGCTGCGTCCTGTTCACCTACTTCCAGGGGGACATCAGCTCCGTAGTGGACGAGCACTTCAGCAGGGCCCTGAGTCAACCTAGCAGCTACTCTCCCAGCTGTACCAGCAGCAAAGCGCCGAGGAGCTCCGGGCCCTGGAGGG ACGGCTCCTTCCCCATGAGCCAGCGCAGCTTCCCGGCCTCCTTCTGGAACAGCGCGTACCCGGCGCCGGTGGCCGCGCCGCTGGGCAGCCCGCTGGCCACCGCGCACTCGGAGCTGCCTTTCGCCGCCGCCGACCCCTATTCGCCGGCCGCACTGCACAGCCACCTGCACCAGGGCGCCGCCGAGCCGTGGCCGCACGCGCACCCGCACCACGCGCACCCGCACCACCCCTACGCGCTGGGCGGCGCCCTCGGCGCCCAGGCCACCTCCTATCCGCGGCCTGCCGCCGTGCACGAGGTCTACGCGCCGCACTTCGACCCGCGCTACGCGCCGCTGCTGATGCCCGCCGCCGCGGGTCGCCCCGGCCGCCTCGCGCCCGCCCCGCAGCCCGCGCCCCGCAGCCCGCCCTGCGAGCTCTCGGCCAAGGGCGAGCCTGCCGGCGCCGCGTGGGCCGCGCCCGGGGGCCCCTTCACAAGTCCCGCAGGGGACGTGGCCCCGGGCCTGGGCCTCAGCGTCGACTCAG CTCGTCGTTACTCCCTCTGTGGCGCGCCCCTCCTGAGCTGA